A genomic region of Paramormyrops kingsleyae isolate MSU_618 chromosome 19, PKINGS_0.4, whole genome shotgun sequence contains the following coding sequences:
- the scara3 gene encoding scavenger receptor class A member 3 isoform X2, whose translation MKEIHCGYENQLFKEDLTGEEEEMPSFRGRTRGGCIKCQQKHSLSVTVKALYAFFAFLAVAVTVLASLVMQKIDYLSKEENLYNKKIVNVQESLQDLSTASNVSDLFDGTRFGEEISKLKRQLEDIQKLILGQEQALNQAKEIQQTLLLSNNRMTRDMQNYSMGMRLVNQSLESYLGLVNGWQVVITETDEAMKSFIEDQYDLKATVQQVNTTALLSKQWIETLKRKADEETLVLQKLTTEWQNYSKVLGAIKSNSSTTSQSIRSIQNGISATHQRISMSSEMVHDLTLQVMNLQMQMDNVTSFMDEHEENMHDLHYHTRYYENRTRERFGTLETRMNSIEMEIDTISSSINATVNHVQSMYKYINIESTSCQSRLSSYTEDLHNLNNTALLLMHVADTLRQQYMYLSIRMDVDVRNLSMLMEEMKLVDVRHDQFIKNFTILKGAPGPPGPKGNKGDVGTRGPVGITGPKGDKGLLGTRGAQGENGLMGPKGAAGEPGPSGVKGSLGIKGAKGSLGYPGVKGEKGEKGDAGPLGKDGPLGPKGSTGIKGQKGPAGFHGLTGPKGDLGPPGPHGLPGLPGVPGPPGGPHQLFGHKKSTG comes from the exons AAGATCTGACAGGAGAAGAAGAGGAGATGCCTTCATTTAGAG GAAGGACCCGAGGTGGCTGCATCAAGTGCCAGCAGAAGCATTCCCTCAGTGTGACTGTCAAGGCGCTATACGCATTTTTCGCTTTCCTCGCTGTCGCAGTCACCGTGCTGGCGTCACTGG TCATGCAGAAGATTGACTACTTATCCAAGGAAGAAAACCTTTATAACAAGAAAATTGTGAATGTACAAGAAAGTTTACAAG ATCTCAGCACTGCCAGCAATGTTTCGGATCTCTTTGACGGCACCCGTTTTGGGGAAGAGATCAGCAAGCTGAAGAGGCAACTGGAGGACATTCAAAAACTGATTCTAGGTCAGGAGCAAGCGCTAAACCAGGCTAAAGAGATTCAGCAAACTCTTTTGCTGTCTAACAACAGGATGACACGTGACATGCAGAATTACTCCATGGGCATGAGGCTCGTGAACCAGTCACTGGAGAGCTACTTAGGTCTGGTAAATGGCTGGCAGGTAGTCATTACTGAAACCGATGAAGCTATGAAGTCTTTCATTGAAGACCAATATGATCTTAAAGCAACAGTTCAACAAGTCAACACCACAGCACTGCTTAGCAAACAGTGGATTGAAACCCTTAAGAGAAAGGCAGATGAGGAGACCCTGGTTTTGCAAAAACTGACAACAGAATGGCAGAACTACAGCAAGGTTCTGGGAGCTATCAAGTCCAACTCCAGTACCACAAGCCAGTCAATAAGAAGCATCCAGAATGGAATTTCTGCCACACACCAGAGGATCAGCATGAGCTCAGAAATGGTCCATGACCTCACTCTGCAGGTGATGAACCTGCAGATGCAAATGGACAACGTGACGTCATTCATGGACGAACATGAGGAGAATATGCATGACCTTCACTATCACACCAGGTATTACGAAAACCGAACCAGAGAAAGGTTTGGGACTCTGGAAACCAGAATGAACTCAATCGAAATGGAAATTGATACAATATCATCTAGCATCAATGCTACAGTCAACCATGTACAAAGCATGTACAAGTATATCAACATTGAAAGCACTTCTTGCCAGTCCAGACTCAGTAGCTACACAGAAGACCTACACAATCTGAACAACACAGCCTTGCTTCTCATGCACGTTGCTGATACACTGAGGCAACAGTATATGTATCTCAGTATACGTATGGATGTGGATGTGAGGAACCTTTCCATGCTGATGGAAGAAATGAAGCTTGTTGATGTCAGGCATGATCAGTTCATCAAGAACTTCACCATTTTGAAAG GGGCGCCTGGACCTCCAGGTCCGAAGGGTAACAAAGGAGATGTTGGAACCAGAGGGCCTGTGGGGATCACTGGCCCTAAAGGGGACAAAGGGCTGTTGGGGACTCGTGGGGCCCAAGGTGAGAATGGGTTAATGGGCCCCAAGGGAGCTGCTGGAGAGCCTGGGCCTTCTGGAGTCAAAGGCAGCTTGGGCATCAAGGGCGCCAAAGGATCCCTGGGGTACCCAGGGGTCAAAGGTGAAAAAGGAGAAAAGGGGGACGCGGGGCCTCTTGGGAAGGATGGGCCATTAGGCCCTAAAGGATCCACTGGAATAAAGGGGCAGAAAGGCCCTGCAGGTTTCCACGGCCTCACTGGCCCCAAGGGGGATCTGGGTCCACCTGGTCCACATGGTCTTCCTGGTCTACCTGGTGTACCTGGTCCACCTGGTGGACCTCATCAACTGTTTGGACACAAAAAAAGCACAGGGTGA
- the scara3 gene encoding scavenger receptor class A member 3 isoform X1, with translation MKEIHCGYENQLFKEEDLTGEEEEMPSFRGRTRGGCIKCQQKHSLSVTVKALYAFFAFLAVAVTVLASLVMQKIDYLSKEENLYNKKIVNVQESLQDLSTASNVSDLFDGTRFGEEISKLKRQLEDIQKLILGQEQALNQAKEIQQTLLLSNNRMTRDMQNYSMGMRLVNQSLESYLGLVNGWQVVITETDEAMKSFIEDQYDLKATVQQVNTTALLSKQWIETLKRKADEETLVLQKLTTEWQNYSKVLGAIKSNSSTTSQSIRSIQNGISATHQRISMSSEMVHDLTLQVMNLQMQMDNVTSFMDEHEENMHDLHYHTRYYENRTRERFGTLETRMNSIEMEIDTISSSINATVNHVQSMYKYINIESTSCQSRLSSYTEDLHNLNNTALLLMHVADTLRQQYMYLSIRMDVDVRNLSMLMEEMKLVDVRHDQFIKNFTILKGAPGPPGPKGNKGDVGTRGPVGITGPKGDKGLLGTRGAQGENGLMGPKGAAGEPGPSGVKGSLGIKGAKGSLGYPGVKGEKGEKGDAGPLGKDGPLGPKGSTGIKGQKGPAGFHGLTGPKGDLGPPGPHGLPGLPGVPGPPGGPHQLFGHKKSTG, from the exons AAGAAGATCTGACAGGAGAAGAAGAGGAGATGCCTTCATTTAGAG GAAGGACCCGAGGTGGCTGCATCAAGTGCCAGCAGAAGCATTCCCTCAGTGTGACTGTCAAGGCGCTATACGCATTTTTCGCTTTCCTCGCTGTCGCAGTCACCGTGCTGGCGTCACTGG TCATGCAGAAGATTGACTACTTATCCAAGGAAGAAAACCTTTATAACAAGAAAATTGTGAATGTACAAGAAAGTTTACAAG ATCTCAGCACTGCCAGCAATGTTTCGGATCTCTTTGACGGCACCCGTTTTGGGGAAGAGATCAGCAAGCTGAAGAGGCAACTGGAGGACATTCAAAAACTGATTCTAGGTCAGGAGCAAGCGCTAAACCAGGCTAAAGAGATTCAGCAAACTCTTTTGCTGTCTAACAACAGGATGACACGTGACATGCAGAATTACTCCATGGGCATGAGGCTCGTGAACCAGTCACTGGAGAGCTACTTAGGTCTGGTAAATGGCTGGCAGGTAGTCATTACTGAAACCGATGAAGCTATGAAGTCTTTCATTGAAGACCAATATGATCTTAAAGCAACAGTTCAACAAGTCAACACCACAGCACTGCTTAGCAAACAGTGGATTGAAACCCTTAAGAGAAAGGCAGATGAGGAGACCCTGGTTTTGCAAAAACTGACAACAGAATGGCAGAACTACAGCAAGGTTCTGGGAGCTATCAAGTCCAACTCCAGTACCACAAGCCAGTCAATAAGAAGCATCCAGAATGGAATTTCTGCCACACACCAGAGGATCAGCATGAGCTCAGAAATGGTCCATGACCTCACTCTGCAGGTGATGAACCTGCAGATGCAAATGGACAACGTGACGTCATTCATGGACGAACATGAGGAGAATATGCATGACCTTCACTATCACACCAGGTATTACGAAAACCGAACCAGAGAAAGGTTTGGGACTCTGGAAACCAGAATGAACTCAATCGAAATGGAAATTGATACAATATCATCTAGCATCAATGCTACAGTCAACCATGTACAAAGCATGTACAAGTATATCAACATTGAAAGCACTTCTTGCCAGTCCAGACTCAGTAGCTACACAGAAGACCTACACAATCTGAACAACACAGCCTTGCTTCTCATGCACGTTGCTGATACACTGAGGCAACAGTATATGTATCTCAGTATACGTATGGATGTGGATGTGAGGAACCTTTCCATGCTGATGGAAGAAATGAAGCTTGTTGATGTCAGGCATGATCAGTTCATCAAGAACTTCACCATTTTGAAAG GGGCGCCTGGACCTCCAGGTCCGAAGGGTAACAAAGGAGATGTTGGAACCAGAGGGCCTGTGGGGATCACTGGCCCTAAAGGGGACAAAGGGCTGTTGGGGACTCGTGGGGCCCAAGGTGAGAATGGGTTAATGGGCCCCAAGGGAGCTGCTGGAGAGCCTGGGCCTTCTGGAGTCAAAGGCAGCTTGGGCATCAAGGGCGCCAAAGGATCCCTGGGGTACCCAGGGGTCAAAGGTGAAAAAGGAGAAAAGGGGGACGCGGGGCCTCTTGGGAAGGATGGGCCATTAGGCCCTAAAGGATCCACTGGAATAAAGGGGCAGAAAGGCCCTGCAGGTTTCCACGGCCTCACTGGCCCCAAGGGGGATCTGGGTCCACCTGGTCCACATGGTCTTCCTGGTCTACCTGGTGTACCTGGTCCACCTGGTGGACCTCATCAACTGTTTGGACACAAAAAAAGCACAGGGTGA